A region from the Spiroplasma taiwanense CT-1 genome encodes:
- a CDS encoding ABC transporter permease, with protein sequence MELEGFKIGDEFNINIKSEKLSYVNNENSLQILKEDDWKYKDSENEDLDLYKFDLSKMSYSITDLDTQKFYYYDYETNSYKKYLNLQNVILDIDNFNQEILNKVNKEYDEYSNISSTSSLDSVIHPFNIFKYDKDGKPIEFSFIDLTSGTNNWINIALNEGLLKNNFVTSKSQKKLKVVGIEKLYDSNKIYLEQLYANQLLGFNKSFDSRQKFENGNSINIWSNAKMSKNRQISDQMQRLILNSINSNNASVSFDKYFNSAIGYTDYIKVKKEAIENLITSIILISTIFITISMITAMIVIYLITDLFIGRYKKFMSYMRIQGYTMKEINSIILWIFLPIAILAVSLGIIVIWLITKYLVPSVLLNLNIAVPLTINIALFPVVLLAGVFIFAIAYTIVMILIKRIRLSSLIGNE encoded by the coding sequence ATGGAACTTGAAGGATTTAAAATTGGAGATGAATTTAATATTAATATAAAATCCGAAAAATTATCTTATGTGAATAATGAAAATAGTTTACAAATTTTAAAAGAAGATGATTGAAAATATAAAGATTCTGAAAATGAAGATTTAGATTTATATAAGTTTGATTTAAGTAAAATGTCGTATTCAATTACAGATTTAGACACTCAGAAATTTTATTACTATGACTATGAAACAAATAGTTATAAAAAATATCTAAATTTACAAAATGTAATTTTAGATATTGATAACTTTAATCAAGAAATACTAAATAAAGTAAATAAGGAATATGATGAATATAGTAATATATCATCAACTTCATCACTAGATAGTGTAATTCATCCATTTAATATATTTAAATATGATAAAGATGGAAAACCTATAGAATTTTCCTTTATTGATTTAACATCTGGAACTAATAATTGAATAAATATTGCTTTAAATGAAGGTTTACTAAAAAATAATTTTGTAACAAGCAAATCACAAAAAAAATTAAAAGTTGTTGGTATTGAAAAACTTTATGATAGTAATAAAATTTATCTAGAACAATTGTATGCAAATCAACTTTTAGGTTTTAACAAATCATTTGATTCAAGACAAAAATTTGAAAATGGAAATTCAATTAATATTTGAAGTAATGCAAAAATGAGTAAAAATAGACAGATTTCAGATCAAATGCAAAGATTAATTTTAAATTCTATTAATTCAAATAATGCATCTGTTTCATTTGATAAATATTTTAATTCAGCTATTGGCTATACAGATTATATAAAAGTTAAAAAAGAAGCAATTGAAAATTTAATTACATCAATTATTTTAATTTCAACAATCTTTATAACAATTTCAATGATAACAGCTATGATTGTTATTTATTTAATAACAGATTTGTTTATTGGACGATATAAAAAATTTATGAGTTATATGAGAATTCAAGGATATACAATGAAAGAAATTAATTCTATAATTTTGTGAATTTTTTTACCAATAGCGATTCTTGCAGTTTCTTTAGGAATTATAGTAATATGATTAATTACAAAATATTTAGTTCCTTCTGTGTTATTAAATTTAAATATAGCTGTACCCTTAACAATAAATATTGCTTTATTTCCAGTTGTACTGTTAGCGGGGGTTTTTATATTTGCAATTGCATATACAATAGTAATGATTTTAATTAAAAGAATTAGACTTTCATCATTAATTGGAAATGAATAA
- a CDS encoding ABC transporter permease: MKKINAFLLTKQGVKGIFKYKIQFVLIVILGFFASLILSITFSINDRLEYEYNRTMGNTAKFDYIETQTLESSNQSESKEFTPFVDFISNQFLQFDDKSIAYNFNISSFENNENYKSTFLTKAFESDNFKKIFQKLISSDFTKSWFDFNYDESKPIYFNAYGMDETMSNRDKTNFWYRFDSLNKYNDYEYKSPYLVYTSTKNGLNGFANFVQETIKLIKNQLEISEFNDNSLISQFINKKIQSGFTKETILKELDVYINYSIVSIIAQLNKMMHDYVQYWMDQAILQKINWEDYFTTNSGLSKSNINNASVIYCWLFGKKLDINDNVNENFIVNENNKEWDQKVNSSNLQTANILKNGDNIYENGARGSLIQITYENDLVKANDSGAALTLLKEEGNIANTLRYKKAFKDKSNYLNENASIPTSYLYRTNLLSFVTNLDVYSRLELNLPDNNQEKQYRFVLMDNQTKSNLTIYQGQNTRTLNEILINPQYAKQNKIKLGENIKVGDFDLTVSGYAADPYTNFPLADLSVPFPNNKKGAIIFISPEALELVIKTADAKISTTNLYTIFTGKNKTDVKKDISLYNSLSFSYKDKIYDDLNNIKSEGTLTIDYGTKLVSYNEHFFSWNWDLTPIVLKTFSIILYSTCSIILLICLITIIISVRKTINFNSPEIGILKALGAKNSQISFGYISYGLILLLIVIPISWFLGGFLQDPFSSLFISYMGGAYKQVTFNGYSLAILLFTFGITVILVSYFTAFYLINKPVLKIIEKKEVVKRIVWLDNLKTKITRRTKFTVRFSIELATSTMKPTLIASITILITSLLISSSMAIPGMVSKAVTSYYKNVKYSNSIKNIEPIGNAPMAKTALSPWNGADYYQNYLININNEFDGINYLSNSVTNTTSISDFSMFPKLVLNQDPNKQIKSEWLFDFITNSSNQLNTEENSALLSVIFSIFGSGLAQSLGKGISIAEIQRIIEWMAHDYRRNQSNNMESFKKDVKNITGLLTEGLPQVMDQLFPLVESEGNINGSWKENIINIILSQAPTYVKNFLDKSENRFNQYNFGWTYSNYIPGKDDFYTEADFNTINGKDSKILGLLSNQKAYKFEKNGDEIFIGNEQIEQLKKVINEGNNSSISSIKTNTGFELYNNGVLNIPVNLNEQAKLNLKQSGKKIEVNDFQSTRLVLSSDKKSIPNGAWIYDDSDWKTLKNENLNKFLNPFNMDISKFTFAKIFDKSNYDYDYDWNGTSNSLKLTNNSYGFINVDYDNENNLKTEIRSYYQYENLLLFVPTKYEKDFSSLFKMGSNNDNSKWHGKTNSAPDEVINAWGANKTDEFIWIRPYSLRFDSTFKPVETNFSGGELDYLLNHYNSFYKMNFLQLSPAIIDKYTDMNWKEKGIKQINLVPISKLDVFGKNLIIADQRLINLLHGFSDDIYIPFNYIFEKEQKSSYLLNNNEIQTYEYNTPEDLIATENEKNWIWGNEAQKTYKPLQWNNGIYSQEKEPLFLTTQASFSKSVRVGEYSLNGNSQYYDGLEMEKVEFLTEQKSLINQITSLVLTIGITFIVVIIIIATLSMIIITDLYANQYKRFMIVMKSLGYSNWKIIKYSFGFLTFLATICLALGILTSFGLVWLTTTFVQSNLISIPIGLTWWSPLASSILIITSYISSILITTRKIRTESPITLMG, encoded by the coding sequence ATGAAAAAAATTAATGCTTTTTTGTTAACCAAACAAGGTGTCAAGGGAATATTTAAATACAAAATACAATTTGTTTTAATTGTTATTTTAGGTTTTTTTGCATCTTTAATATTAAGTATCACATTTTCAATTAATGATAGATTAGAATATGAATATAACAGAACAATGGGAAATACTGCTAAGTTTGACTATATAGAGACGCAAACTCTTGAATCATCAAATCAAAGTGAATCAAAAGAATTTACTCCATTTGTGGATTTTATTTCAAATCAATTTTTGCAATTTGATGATAAATCTATTGCTTATAATTTTAATATTTCATCTTTTGAAAATAATGAAAATTATAAATCAACTTTTCTTACAAAAGCATTTGAAAGTGATAATTTTAAAAAAATATTTCAAAAGTTAATTTCGTCGGATTTTACAAAATCTTGGTTTGATTTTAACTATGATGAATCTAAACCAATATACTTTAATGCATATGGTATGGATGAAACAATGTCAAATAGAGATAAAACAAATTTTTGATATAGATTCGATTCATTAAATAAATACAATGATTATGAATATAAATCTCCCTATCTTGTTTATACATCAACAAAAAATGGTTTAAATGGTTTTGCAAATTTTGTTCAAGAAACAATAAAGTTGATTAAAAATCAGCTTGAAATAAGTGAATTTAATGACAATAGTTTAATTTCTCAATTTATTAATAAAAAAATTCAAAGTGGTTTTACAAAAGAAACAATTCTTAAAGAGTTAGATGTATATATAAATTATTCAATAGTTTCAATAATTGCTCAATTAAATAAAATGATGCATGATTATGTACAGTATTGAATGGATCAAGCAATTTTGCAAAAAATAAATTGAGAAGATTACTTTACTACAAACAGTGGCTTATCTAAATCAAATATTAATAATGCTTCAGTTATTTATTGTTGATTATTTGGTAAAAAATTAGATATTAACGATAATGTAAATGAAAATTTTATAGTAAATGAAAATAATAAGGAATGAGATCAAAAAGTTAATTCTTCTAATTTACAAACTGCTAATATCTTAAAAAATGGAGACAATATTTATGAAAATGGTGCAAGAGGTTCATTAATTCAAATTACATATGAAAATGATTTGGTGAAAGCAAATGACAGTGGTGCTGCTTTAACTCTTTTAAAAGAAGAAGGAAATATTGCAAATACACTTAGATATAAAAAGGCATTTAAAGATAAAAGCAATTATTTAAATGAAAATGCTTCAATTCCAACGAGTTATCTGTATAGAACTAATTTATTATCATTTGTTACTAATTTAGATGTGTATTCAAGATTAGAATTAAACTTACCAGATAATAATCAAGAAAAACAATATAGATTTGTTCTAATGGATAATCAAACTAAATCAAACCTTACGATATACCAGGGACAAAATACAAGGACATTAAATGAAATTTTAATAAATCCACAGTATGCAAAACAAAATAAAATTAAACTTGGAGAAAATATTAAAGTCGGTGACTTTGACTTAACTGTTTCGGGATATGCAGCAGATCCATATACAAACTTTCCTTTAGCTGATTTATCTGTTCCATTTCCAAATAATAAAAAAGGAGCCATAATATTTATTTCACCTGAAGCACTAGAATTAGTAATAAAAACTGCTGATGCAAAAATATCAACAACCAATTTATATACAATTTTTACAGGTAAAAATAAAACAGATGTAAAAAAAGATATTTCCTTATATAATTCATTATCATTTTCATATAAAGATAAAATTTATGATGATTTAAATAATATTAAAAGTGAGGGAACTTTAACAATTGATTATGGAACAAAACTTGTTTCTTATAATGAACATTTTTTTTCTTGAAATTGGGATTTAACACCAATTGTTTTAAAAACTTTTTCAATAATTTTATATTCTACTTGCTCAATAATTTTATTAATATGTTTAATTACAATTATTATAAGTGTTAGAAAAACAATAAATTTTAATTCTCCAGAAATAGGAATTTTAAAAGCATTAGGTGCTAAAAATTCACAAATATCATTTGGATATATTTCATATGGATTAATTTTATTATTAATAGTAATACCAATTTCTTGATTTCTTGGTGGTTTTTTACAAGATCCTTTTTCAAGCCTATTTATATCATATATGGGTGGAGCATATAAACAGGTCACATTTAATGGTTATTCACTTGCTATTTTATTATTTACTTTTGGAATAACAGTTATTTTAGTTTCATATTTTACTGCTTTTTATTTAATTAATAAACCTGTTTTAAAAATAATTGAAAAAAAAGAAGTTGTCAAAAGAATAGTCTGATTAGATAATTTAAAAACTAAAATTACTAGAAGAACAAAATTTACAGTTAGATTTAGTATTGAACTTGCAACAAGCACTATGAAACCAACACTTATTGCATCTATTACAATACTAATTACAAGCTTACTTATTAGTTCTTCAATGGCAATTCCTGGAATGGTAAGTAAAGCTGTTACTTCATATTATAAAAATGTTAAGTATTCAAATTCAATTAAAAATATTGAACCAATTGGAAATGCTCCCATGGCAAAAACAGCATTGTCACCATGAAATGGGGCGGATTATTATCAAAATTATTTAATTAATATAAATAATGAATTTGATGGAATTAACTATTTAAGTAATTCTGTAACTAATACTACAAGCATAAGTGACTTTTCAATGTTCCCAAAGTTAGTTTTAAATCAAGACCCAAATAAGCAAATAAAATCTGAATGACTATTTGATTTTATTACAAATTCAAGTAATCAATTAAATACTGAGGAAAATTCAGCATTATTAAGTGTTATTTTTTCAATATTTGGTTCAGGTCTTGCACAAAGTTTGGGGAAGGGAATTAGTATTGCAGAAATACAAAGAATAATTGAATGAATGGCACATGATTACAGAAGAAATCAATCTAATAATATGGAAAGTTTTAAAAAAGATGTAAAAAATATTACAGGCCTATTAACTGAAGGATTACCTCAAGTAATGGATCAACTATTTCCTTTAGTTGAAAGTGAAGGAAATATTAATGGTTCATGAAAAGAAAATATAATAAATATAATTCTTTCACAAGCACCAACTTATGTTAAAAATTTTCTTGATAAAAGTGAGAATAGATTTAATCAATATAATTTTGGTTGAACTTATTCAAATTATATTCCAGGAAAAGATGATTTTTATACAGAAGCAGACTTTAATACAATCAATGGAAAAGACTCAAAAATTTTAGGGTTGTTGTCAAACCAAAAGGCATATAAATTTGAAAAAAATGGTGATGAAATTTTTATTGGTAACGAGCAAATAGAACAATTAAAAAAAGTAATTAATGAGGGGAATAATTCCTCAATTAGTTCGATTAAAACAAATACGGGATTTGAGCTTTATAATAATGGTGTATTAAATATCCCAGTTAATTTAAATGAACAAGCTAAATTAAATTTAAAACAAAGTGGAAAAAAAATTGAAGTTAATGATTTTCAATCAACTAGACTTGTTCTATCTAGTGATAAAAAATCTATTCCAAATGGTGCTTGAATATATGATGATAGTGATTGGAAAACGTTAAAAAATGAAAATTTAAATAAATTTTTAAATCCTTTTAACATGGATATATCAAAATTTACATTTGCAAAAATATTTGATAAAAGTAATTATGATTATGATTACGATTGAAATGGCACAAGCAATAGTTTAAAATTAACAAATAATTCTTATGGTTTTATAAATGTTGATTATGATAATGAAAATAATTTAAAAACAGAAATTAGATCATATTATCAGTATGAAAACTTACTGCTTTTTGTACCAACAAAATATGAAAAAGATTTTTCTTCATTATTTAAAATGGGTTCAAATAATGATAATTCAAAATGACATGGGAAAACAAATAGTGCACCAGATGAAGTTATTAATGCATGAGGTGCAAACAAAACAGATGAATTTATTTGAATTAGGCCATATTCATTAAGATTTGATTCAACTTTTAAACCTGTCGAAACAAATTTTTCAGGAGGAGAATTAGATTATTTATTAAATCATTATAATTCTTTTTACAAAATGAATTTTTTACAATTGAGTCCAGCAATTATTGATAAATATACAGATATGAATTGAAAAGAAAAAGGAATTAAGCAAATAAACTTAGTACCTATTTCAAAGTTAGATGTTTTTGGAAAAAATTTAATAATTGCAGATCAAAGATTAATTAATTTATTACATGGTTTTTCAGATGATATCTATATTCCTTTTAATTATATTTTTGAAAAAGAACAAAAAAGTTCATACTTATTAAATAATAATGAAATTCAAACTTATGAGTATAATACACCTGAAGATTTAATTGCTACAGAAAATGAAAAGAATTGAATTTGGGGCAATGAAGCTCAAAAAACTTATAAACCTTTACAATGAAATAATGGAATATATTCTCAAGAAAAAGAACCATTATTTTTAACTACTCAAGCTTCATTTTCAAAATCAGTTAGAGTTGGTGAATATAGTTTAAATGGTAATAGTCAATATTATGATGGTTTAGAAATGGAAAAAGTTGAATTTTTAACTGAGCAAAAATCTCTAATAAATCAAATTACTTCATTAGTGCTAACAATTGGAATTACCTTTATTGTTGTAATTATAATTATTGCAACATTATCAATGATAATAATTACTGACTTATATGCAAATCAATATAAACGATTTATGATTGTTATGAAATCATTAGGATACTCAAACTGAAAAATAATTAAATATTCATTTGGTTTTCTAACTTTCTTAGCAACAATTTGTTTAGCTTTAGGAATTTTAACTAGTTTTGGATTAGTTTGATTAACAACCACTTTCGTTCAAAGCAATTTAATTTCTATTCCAATTGGACTAACTTGGTGGTCACCATTAGCCTCATCAATTTTAATTATTACTAGTTACATTTCATCAATACTTATTACTACAAGAAAAATAAGAACAGAATCTCCTATTACATTAATGGGTTAA
- the alaS gene encoding alanine--tRNA ligase yields the protein MKKLLSNEIRKMWLDFFKSKNHFFLEPVSLVPVDDPSLLWINSGVATLKPYFDGRMNPPSPRLTNSQKSIRTNDIQNVGVTARHQTMFEMLGNFSIGDYFKKEAIEMAWELLTSNKWFGMNPELLYITVFEEDKEAYNIWTKIIGIKEDHIFKGTKETNFWDVGQGPCGPNTEIFFDRGIRWDPKNIGSKLLKDDIENDRYVEIWNIVFSQFNNDGNNNYTELPRKNIDTGAGLERIVSVFQETPTNFETDIFLPTIKKIEELCDKSFKYSIDNYFNEKIEQTKINTAFKVIADHIRATVFAISDGVFPGNKDRGYIIRRLIRRSSVYGRKLGIANAFLYLLVDEVINTMSFFYPYLKEKSESIKEVIKSEEIRFLSTLSKGYDSLEIIMEKEKKISDKNALLLFESFGFPIELTVELATEKNIEVDIKGYEKLLEDSKELARNSRKNEKAWNKQSAILTNLDIKSDFVGYDLEEIITKVNFIFEEEVILNSAENKIVFLTLDESPFYAEKGGQAADTGVLIDDNMNRHNVLDVQVGPNKQHIHKVQINGILNIGDKVIAKIDSEKRYYTMKNHSGTHLLQSSIQEVLGKNALQSGSYNDENGLRIDISYNRLPSQEEIEKIHNVMTREINNQIPRQIIYCSLDEAVEKHNALALFTEKYGSEVRVIKFGNFSCELCGGTHVENSKDIEDLLITEVESKGSGVYRYHAVTSHSGVSLFLREQFLKQKNEISGLINKFDNWKNRLKNYEIEEAINEINNISVNKNNLFSLKTKVNELKNSFKIYQKEIEDILLEEKLIKYNNISPILDKGINEISLEINDLDMKELKALADKLQNKFDNLIIKFVNKQNGIYIVSVSESISSQFKAIEIFKNTKDFKVKGGGNETFAQGKIL from the coding sequence ATGAAAAAACTTTTATCAAATGAAATAAGAAAAATGTGATTAGATTTTTTCAAATCAAAAAATCATTTTTTTCTTGAGCCAGTAAGTTTAGTACCTGTAGATGATCCAAGTTTGCTTTGAATTAATTCAGGAGTGGCCACTTTAAAACCATATTTTGATGGGAGAATGAATCCACCTTCACCAAGACTTACAAACTCACAAAAGTCAATTAGAACTAATGACATTCAAAATGTTGGAGTTACTGCAAGACATCAAACTATGTTTGAAATGCTTGGTAATTTTTCAATAGGAGATTATTTTAAAAAAGAAGCAATTGAGATGGCTTGAGAATTGTTGACTTCTAATAAATGATTTGGAATGAACCCTGAACTTTTATATATAACAGTTTTTGAAGAAGACAAAGAAGCATATAATATTTGAACTAAAATAATTGGAATAAAAGAAGATCATATTTTTAAAGGAACAAAAGAAACTAATTTTTGAGATGTTGGTCAAGGACCTTGTGGTCCAAATACAGAAATATTTTTTGATAGAGGTATTAGATGAGACCCAAAAAATATTGGTTCAAAATTATTAAAAGATGATATTGAAAATGATCGCTATGTTGAAATTTGAAATATTGTTTTTTCACAATTTAATAATGATGGTAATAATAACTATACAGAATTACCAAGAAAAAATATTGATACGGGAGCTGGTTTAGAAAGAATTGTTTCTGTCTTTCAAGAAACTCCAACAAATTTTGAAACAGATATTTTTTTACCAACAATAAAAAAAATAGAAGAATTATGTGATAAATCTTTTAAATATTCAATCGATAATTATTTTAATGAAAAAATAGAACAAACTAAAATTAATACTGCTTTCAAGGTAATTGCTGATCATATTAGAGCAACAGTTTTTGCAATTAGTGATGGTGTATTTCCGGGAAATAAAGATAGAGGTTATATAATTAGAAGATTAATTAGAAGAAGTTCTGTATATGGAAGAAAATTAGGAATAGCAAATGCATTTTTATATTTATTAGTAGATGAAGTTATTAATACAATGTCTTTTTTTTATCCTTATTTAAAAGAAAAAAGTGAATCTATTAAAGAAGTTATAAAAAGTGAAGAAATCAGATTTTTAAGCACTTTATCAAAAGGTTATGACTCACTTGAAATAATAATGGAAAAAGAAAAAAAAATTAGTGATAAAAATGCATTGTTATTATTTGAATCATTTGGATTTCCAATAGAATTAACTGTAGAACTGGCAACCGAAAAAAATATTGAAGTTGATATTAAAGGTTATGAAAAATTACTAGAAGACTCAAAAGAATTGGCAAGAAATTCAAGAAAAAATGAAAAAGCTTGAAATAAACAATCTGCAATTTTAACTAACTTAGATATTAAAAGTGATTTTGTTGGTTATGATTTAGAAGAAATCATAACAAAAGTTAATTTTATTTTTGAAGAAGAAGTAATTTTAAATAGTGCAGAAAATAAAATTGTATTTTTGACATTAGATGAAAGTCCATTTTATGCAGAAAAAGGTGGACAAGCAGCAGATACAGGTGTTTTAATAGATGATAATATGAATAGACATAATGTTTTAGATGTTCAGGTAGGACCAAATAAACAACATATTCATAAAGTTCAGATAAATGGCATTTTAAATATTGGAGATAAAGTCATAGCAAAAATTGATAGTGAAAAAAGATACTATACAATGAAAAATCACTCAGGAACACATTTATTGCAATCTTCAATTCAAGAAGTATTAGGCAAAAATGCACTTCAATCAGGTAGTTATAATGATGAAAATGGATTAAGAATTGATATAAGTTATAATAGATTACCGTCTCAAGAAGAAATTGAAAAAATTCATAATGTAATGACAAGGGAAATAAATAATCAAATTCCTAGACAAATCATTTATTGTTCATTAGATGAGGCAGTTGAAAAACATAATGCATTAGCTTTATTTACAGAAAAATATGGTTCTGAAGTTAGAGTTATTAAGTTTGGTAACTTTTCTTGTGAACTTTGTGGAGGAACTCATGTTGAAAACTCTAAAGATATTGAAGATTTACTTATAACAGAAGTTGAATCAAAGGGAAGTGGTGTTTATAGATATCATGCAGTTACAAGTCATAGTGGAGTTTCTTTGTTTTTAAGAGAACAATTTTTAAAACAAAAAAATGAAATATCAGGATTAATAAATAAATTTGATAATTGAAAAAATAGATTAAAAAATTATGAGATTGAAGAAGCAATAAATGAAATAAATAATATATCAGTTAATAAAAATAATTTATTTTCATTAAAAACTAAAGTTAATGAATTAAAAAATTCTTTTAAAATTTATCAAAAAGAAATCGAAGATATTTTGTTAGAAGAAAAATTAATAAAATATAATAACATTTCTCCAATTTTAGATAAAGGTATAAATGAAATTTCCTTAGAAATTAATGATTTGGATATGAAAGAATTAAAAGCATTAGCCGATAAACTCCAAAATAAATTTGATAACTTAATAATTAAATTTGTTAATAAACAAAATGGTATTTATATTGTTTCAGTTAGTGAAAGTATTTCTTCACAATTTAAAGCAATTGAAATATTTAAAAATACAAAAGACTTTAAAGTAAAAGGTGGAGGAAATGAAACTTTTGCTCAAGGAAAAATTTTATAA
- the lpdA gene encoding dihydrolipoyl dehydrogenase encodes MFKVKFADIGEGLTEGTVTEVLVKIGDSVKMGDRLFNVETDKVTSDIYAPVDGKIAKILISANQEIKVGDVVIEIDDGKGEATAEPEKKAETAEENASVVGATPVSNDLLSRGRAGRTVPPKESIAAKVIEAVSGNTPMPGIVSGHGRTLKPAPKFSPKDTANHYDVIVIGAGVGGYVCAIKCAQLGLNTLIIEKGNYGGVCLNIGCIPTKTLLKSADLYEQITKHADKYGIKVAQEGVKADWKAIQARKADVVNKLTTGVKGLLKKNKVTTVEGFAKAIDKNTVEVDKKQYTCDNMIIATGSVPNHFTIPGAKEAIESGWLIDSTGALSLPKIPKSMVIIGGGVIGVEFACVYKRLGTKVTILQFLPTILEMLDSDVSKEMTKELISRGNLEIITEATTKSFGKNEVIYEKDGKEIKLKADYCLQSVGRKVVTEGFENIGLQINERGHIVVNEYCETNIDGVYSIGDVTGKMMLAHVASHQGIIAANRIARRLQKEHAEDLAMNFERVPSCIYTHPEVASVGKTEDELRKAGVEYKAFKFPFAAIGKALADGNTTGFVKLICEPKYKQVLGCHIISNTATDMISEITTLMESEGTITEIARAIHPHPTLSEAIGEAAEALESGKPINF; translated from the coding sequence ATGTTTAAAGTAAAATTCGCAGATATTGGAGAAGGTTTAACAGAGGGAACAGTTACTGAAGTTCTTGTAAAAATTGGAGATTCAGTAAAAATGGGAGATAGATTATTTAATGTAGAAACAGATAAAGTTACTTCAGATATTTATGCACCAGTAGATGGTAAAATAGCAAAAATTTTAATTTCAGCGAATCAAGAAATTAAAGTTGGAGATGTTGTTATCGAAATTGATGATGGAAAAGGTGAAGCAACAGCGGAACCAGAAAAAAAAGCAGAAACTGCTGAGGAAAATGCATCAGTTGTTGGTGCAACACCAGTTTCAAATGATTTATTATCAAGGGGTAGAGCAGGAAGAACTGTTCCGCCAAAAGAATCAATTGCTGCAAAAGTAATAGAAGCAGTAAGTGGAAACACACCTATGCCAGGAATAGTTAGTGGACATGGGAGAACATTGAAACCAGCACCTAAATTTTCGCCAAAAGATACTGCAAATCATTATGATGTAATTGTAATTGGTGCAGGAGTTGGAGGATATGTTTGTGCTATTAAATGTGCTCAACTTGGTTTAAATACTTTAATTATTGAAAAAGGAAATTATGGGGGAGTATGTTTAAATATTGGGTGTATTCCAACAAAAACGTTATTAAAATCAGCTGACTTATATGAACAAATAACAAAACATGCTGATAAATATGGAATTAAAGTGGCTCAAGAAGGAGTTAAAGCAGATTGAAAAGCTATTCAAGCAAGAAAAGCTGATGTTGTTAATAAATTGACAACAGGAGTAAAAGGATTATTAAAGAAAAATAAAGTAACTACAGTTGAAGGTTTTGCAAAAGCAATTGATAAAAATACAGTTGAAGTTGACAAAAAACAATATACTTGTGATAATATGATAATTGCAACAGGAAGTGTGCCAAATCACTTTACAATACCAGGAGCAAAAGAAGCAATTGAATCTGGATGATTAATTGATTCAACTGGAGCGTTATCACTTCCAAAAATTCCAAAATCAATGGTTATAATTGGTGGGGGAGTAATTGGAGTCGAATTTGCTTGTGTTTATAAAAGATTAGGCACAAAAGTTACAATATTACAGTTTTTACCAACAATTCTAGAAATGTTAGATAGTGATGTTTCAAAAGAAATGACCAAGGAATTAATTTCTAGGGGAAATCTTGAGATAATTACTGAAGCAACAACAAAATCATTTGGAAAAAATGAAGTAATATATGAAAAAGATGGTAAAGAAATTAAATTAAAAGCCGATTATTGTCTACAATCTGTTGGAAGAAAAGTTGTTACAGAAGGATTTGAAAACATAGGATTACAAATAAATGAACGTGGTCATATTGTTGTTAATGAATATTGTGAAACAAATATTGATGGAGTTTACTCAATTGGGGATGTTACTGGAAAAATGATGTTAGCACACGTTGCTTCACATCAGGGAATTATTGCAGCAAACAGAATTGCAAGAAGGCTCCAAAAAGAACATGCTGAAGATTTGGCAATGAACTTCGAAAGAGTACCAAGTTGTATTTATACTCACCCAGAAGTTGCCTCTGTTGGTAAAACAGAAGATGAACTTAGAAAAGCAGGTGTTGAATATAAAGCATTTAAATTCCCATTTGCAGCAATTGGAAAAGCATTAGCAGATGGTAATACAACAGGATTTGTTAAATTAATATGTGAACCAAAATATAAGCAAGTTTTAGGATGTCACATTATTTCAAACACAGCAACAGATATGATTTCTGAAATAACAACATTGATGGAATCAGAAGGAACAATTACAGAAATTGCAAGAGCAATTCATCCTCACCCAACATTAAGTGAAGCAATTGGTGAAGCAGCAGAAGCTCTTGAATCGGGGAAACCTATTAATTTCTAA